A genomic stretch from Corynebacterium terpenotabidum Y-11 includes:
- a CDS encoding YdhK family protein — translation MKFSRTPALASLVLASALTLAACGDDSDGGHDSTDGHAGHDMADMTGMTTEGADDADMQHDHAMDGGEAPAGIAETTDPMYPVGTEVTVLADHMEGMDGATGTVTGAYSTTAYAVSYTPTDGGAPVSDHRWVVQEELEGVKGADGAGDAPLADGTEVTLTADHMAGMEGATATIDSSTQETVYMVDITTADGMTMTNHKWVTESELAPADAE, via the coding sequence ATGAAATTCTCACGTACTCCTGCCCTGGCATCCCTGGTCCTGGCATCCGCCCTCACCCTCGCTGCCTGTGGAGATGACTCCGACGGTGGCCATGACAGCACTGACGGCCACGCGGGGCACGACATGGCGGACATGACCGGCATGACGACCGAAGGTGCCGACGATGCTGATATGCAGCACGACCACGCCATGGACGGTGGCGAGGCGCCCGCCGGTATCGCCGAGACCACCGATCCGATGTACCCGGTCGGTACCGAGGTCACCGTGCTGGCCGACCACATGGAGGGGATGGACGGCGCGACAGGCACCGTCACCGGCGCCTACTCGACCACGGCCTATGCGGTGAGTTACACGCCGACCGACGGAGGTGCGCCGGTGAGCGACCACCGGTGGGTCGTCCAGGAGGAATTGGAGGGCGTCAAGGGTGCGGACGGTGCGGGTGACGCTCCGCTCGCCGACGGAACCGAGGTCACGCTGACCGCCGACCACATGGCGGGCATGGAGGGAGCGACCGCCACCATCGACTCCTCGACGCAGGAGACGGTGTACATGGTGGACATCACCACCGCCGACGGGATGACCATGACGAACCACAAGTGGGTCACCGAGAGTGAGCTTGCCCCGGCCGACGCGGAGTAG
- a CDS encoding decaprenylphospho-beta-D-erythro-pentofuranosid-2-ulose 2-reductase, with protein sequence MINAVGKPQSILLLGGASDMGLAVVEEFLTRGPARVILAARAGEDMSSPIARCEAAGASAVETVDFDATAFDTHEEIIDSIEGDIDLAIVAFGVLGDNEVQWTNQQQAVLAAQVNYTGAVSVGVLLADRMKKQGHGQIVVFSSVAGEMVRRSNFVYGSSKAGVDGFYRMLGEALRGTGVRVLTVRPGQVRTNMTAGLDDAPLTVDKQDAAKAIAAGVDAKKSVIWVHPLFRWVMLILKNLPQFVVRKLPI encoded by the coding sequence ATGATCAACGCTGTGGGTAAGCCCCAGTCCATCCTCCTGCTCGGCGGTGCGTCCGACATGGGCCTCGCCGTCGTCGAGGAGTTCCTCACGCGTGGCCCGGCCCGCGTCATCCTCGCCGCCCGTGCCGGCGAGGACATGTCCTCGCCGATCGCCCGGTGTGAGGCCGCCGGCGCGTCCGCGGTGGAGACCGTCGACTTCGACGCCACCGCCTTCGACACCCACGAGGAGATCATCGACTCCATCGAGGGTGACATCGACCTGGCCATCGTCGCGTTCGGCGTCCTCGGTGACAATGAGGTGCAGTGGACCAATCAGCAGCAGGCCGTCCTCGCCGCGCAGGTCAACTACACCGGTGCGGTCTCGGTGGGCGTGCTGCTCGCCGACCGGATGAAGAAGCAGGGCCACGGTCAGATCGTGGTCTTCTCCTCCGTCGCCGGCGAGATGGTCCGCCGCTCGAACTTCGTCTACGGCTCCTCCAAGGCCGGCGTCGACGGTTTCTACCGGATGCTCGGTGAGGCACTGCGCGGCACCGGCGTGCGGGTGCTCACCGTGCGCCCCGGCCAGGTGCGCACGAACATGACCGCCGGGCTGGACGATGCGCCGCTCACCGTCGACAAGCAGGACGCCGCGAAGGCCATCGCCGCCGGGGTGGACGCGAAGAAGTCCGTGATCTGGGTCCACCCGCTGTTCCGCTGGGTGATGCTCATCCTCAAGAACCTGCCGCAGTTCGTGGTGCGCAAGCTCCCGATCTAG
- a CDS encoding FAD-binding oxidoreductase, with translation MELQTHTRSLTGWGRTAPTTAEVLSTPDVDVIAAAVAQVADANADKPTHLQRGVIARGMGRSYGDPAMNGGGLVIDMQELNTIHSIDPDSAIVDVDAGVTLDQLMKAALPYGLWVPVLPGTRQVTIGGAIGPDIHGKNHHSAGSFGNHVVSMELLVADGRVLHLEPEGSTDDPEGTLFWATVGGMGLTGIILRARIRMTKTETAYFISDTDRTNTLDETVALHSDGSEVNYTYSSAWFDCISPEPKLGRSTISRGSLATLDQLKELAPKLAAEPLKFNAPQLMTVPDVFPSFTMNKLSLSAVGLAYYAMGAPAKNKIKNLTQFYQPLDLIGEWNRGYGPKGFLQYQFVVPTEAVEPFKEIIRDIQRSGHYSALNVFKLFGPGNRAPLSYPMPGWNVCVDFPIRKGLGAFLDDLDKRVMEFGGRLYLAKESRTTAENFHQMYPGLAGWLDTRREIDPTGVFASDMSRRLELN, from the coding sequence ATGGAATTGCAGACGCATACCCGGTCACTCACCGGTTGGGGACGCACCGCCCCCACCACCGCAGAGGTCCTGTCCACCCCGGACGTCGATGTCATCGCCGCCGCAGTCGCGCAGGTCGCGGACGCCAACGCGGACAAGCCCACCCACCTTCAGCGTGGTGTGATCGCCCGCGGCATGGGCCGCTCCTACGGCGATCCCGCGATGAACGGCGGAGGCCTGGTCATCGACATGCAGGAACTGAACACCATCCACTCCATCGACCCGGACTCGGCGATCGTGGACGTGGACGCGGGTGTGACCCTCGACCAGCTGATGAAGGCGGCCCTGCCGTACGGCCTGTGGGTCCCGGTGCTCCCCGGCACCCGCCAGGTCACCATCGGTGGCGCCATCGGCCCGGACATCCACGGCAAGAACCACCACTCCGCCGGCTCCTTCGGCAACCACGTGGTCTCCATGGAACTGCTGGTCGCCGACGGGCGCGTCCTGCACCTGGAGCCGGAAGGTTCCACCGATGACCCGGAGGGCACCCTGTTCTGGGCGACCGTCGGCGGCATGGGGCTGACCGGAATCATCCTGCGGGCACGGATCCGGATGACGAAGACCGAGACCGCGTACTTCATCTCGGACACCGACCGGACCAACACCCTCGACGAGACCGTCGCCCTCCACTCCGACGGATCCGAGGTGAACTACACCTACTCGTCCGCATGGTTCGACTGCATCTCCCCGGAGCCGAAGCTCGGTCGCTCCACCATCTCCCGTGGGTCCCTGGCCACTCTCGACCAGCTCAAGGAGCTCGCCCCGAAGCTCGCCGCCGAGCCGCTGAAGTTCAATGCCCCCCAGCTGATGACCGTGCCGGACGTCTTCCCGTCCTTCACGATGAACAAGCTGTCCCTGTCCGCGGTGGGCCTGGCCTACTACGCGATGGGCGCGCCGGCGAAGAACAAGATTAAGAACCTCACGCAGTTCTACCAGCCGCTCGACCTCATCGGTGAGTGGAACCGCGGCTACGGTCCCAAGGGGTTCCTGCAGTACCAGTTCGTCGTGCCGACCGAGGCGGTGGAGCCGTTCAAGGAGATCATCCGTGACATCCAGCGTTCCGGCCACTACTCCGCGCTGAACGTGTTCAAGCTCTTCGGCCCGGGCAACCGCGCCCCGCTGAGCTACCCGATGCCCGGCTGGAATGTCTGCGTGGACTTCCCGATCCGCAAGGGCCTCGGCGCCTTCCTCGACGACCTGGACAAGCGCGTCATGGAGTTCGGCGGACGCCTCTACCTGGCCAAGGAGTCCCGCACGACCGCGGAGAACTTCCACCAGATGTACCCGGGCCTGGCCGGATGGTTGGATACCCGCCGCGAGATCGACCCGACGGGCGTCTTCGCGTCCGATATGTCCCGCCGCCTCGAGCTCAACTGA
- a CDS encoding GtrA family protein, whose protein sequence is MTDAVAERPPKPPRPLGRKRRILKQFITFGMVGASGFVVNQAVMVLSNKVTQAVWDFDQYHPFMNIFGSAFNVRWYHVFSVLAFIVANIWNFFLNRRYTFKAKKGTPWVRPMFSFMLVGVFGLLITLLVQTALVNDDSPIALSHSIWDDSTGLRTRAYWGNFIGVIVAIPANFLFNKMWTFRHRPGKGEVRVAHVG, encoded by the coding sequence GTGACCGATGCCGTCGCCGAACGGCCGCCGAAGCCACCCCGCCCCCTGGGGCGCAAACGCCGCATCCTGAAGCAGTTCATCACCTTCGGGATGGTCGGTGCGTCCGGCTTCGTCGTCAACCAGGCTGTCATGGTGCTGTCCAACAAGGTCACCCAGGCGGTGTGGGACTTCGACCAGTACCACCCCTTCATGAACATCTTCGGTTCGGCCTTCAACGTGCGCTGGTACCACGTGTTCAGTGTGCTGGCGTTCATCGTCGCGAACATCTGGAACTTCTTCCTCAACCGGCGGTACACCTTCAAGGCGAAGAAGGGCACTCCGTGGGTGCGACCGATGTTCAGCTTCATGCTGGTCGGCGTCTTCGGCCTGCTCATCACTCTGCTGGTGCAGACGGCGCTGGTCAACGACGATTCCCCGATCGCCCTGTCGCACAGTATCTGGGATGACTCGACCGGGCTGAGGACGCGGGCCTACTGGGGCAATTTCATCGGCGTGATCGTTGCGATCCCGGCGAATTTCCTGTTCAACAAGATGTGGACCTTTCGGCATCGGCCGGGGAAGGGCGAAGTGAGGGTGGCACATGTCGGCTGA
- a CDS encoding GtrA family protein, which translates to MSAEGVVVRVPLATQLFRFICTGVVGAVVDFGSTYLLSLVGLSHAGSKTVGFILGTITAYVINRRWTFQAAPSRRRFVATMGIYLLTYLVQLGLFLVCIPWLEDHGFSDFWTQAISFVIAQGTATVLNFIIQRWVIFRVV; encoded by the coding sequence ATGTCGGCTGAGGGTGTTGTCGTCCGCGTCCCGTTGGCGACGCAGCTCTTCCGTTTCATCTGTACCGGTGTGGTCGGGGCGGTCGTCGACTTCGGGTCGACCTATCTGCTCTCGCTGGTCGGGCTCTCCCACGCCGGGTCGAAGACCGTCGGGTTCATCCTGGGGACGATCACCGCCTACGTCATCAACCGGCGGTGGACCTTCCAGGCGGCGCCGTCGCGTCGACGCTTCGTGGCGACGATGGGCATCTACCTGCTCACCTACCTGGTGCAGCTGGGGCTGTTCCTGGTGTGCATCCCCTGGCTCGAGGACCACGGGTTCTCTGATTTCTGGACGCAGGCGATCAGCTTCGTCATCGCCCAGGGCACTGCGACCGTGCTGAACTTCATCATCCAGCGCTGGGTGATCTTCCGGGTGGTGTGA
- the glfT1 gene encoding galactofuranosyltransferase GlfT1 translates to MPEHAVLDRTGTTAAVIVTHNRVELLKGSLGVVCSQSHPVDKVIVVDNGADDAVRELVEATAGERAVYVPSQTNLGGAGGFALGFLTALSLGMDAVWCADDDGRPADDRVLETLYDVAEANGLAEVSPVVCNIDEPERLAFPLRQGVVWRRYLSELQGDFLPGIASLFNGALISARTMEVIGVPDYRLFIRGDEVEYHRRLVRSGLPFGTCLTTSYLHPDGSDEFRPILGGKMHTQYPDSEFKRYFTYRNRGFLMNQPGMRRLLPQEYARFGWYFLVQQRDPKGFAEWLKLLRQGQQEKFFRP, encoded by the coding sequence ATGCCTGAACACGCCGTCCTCGACCGCACCGGGACCACCGCCGCGGTCATCGTCACCCACAACCGGGTCGAGCTGCTGAAAGGCTCTCTCGGCGTGGTGTGCTCCCAGTCCCACCCGGTGGATAAGGTCATCGTCGTCGACAACGGTGCCGATGACGCTGTCCGTGAGCTGGTGGAGGCGACCGCCGGTGAGCGCGCGGTCTACGTCCCCTCACAGACGAACCTCGGGGGTGCGGGCGGGTTCGCCCTCGGTTTCCTCACGGCCCTGTCGCTGGGGATGGACGCCGTGTGGTGTGCTGACGATGACGGACGCCCCGCGGATGACCGCGTCCTGGAGACCCTGTACGACGTCGCCGAGGCGAACGGCCTGGCTGAAGTCTCCCCGGTGGTGTGCAATATCGACGAGCCGGAACGCCTCGCCTTCCCCCTGCGCCAGGGCGTCGTATGGCGACGTTACCTCTCGGAACTGCAGGGTGATTTCCTACCCGGCATCGCGAGCCTGTTCAACGGGGCACTGATCAGTGCGCGGACCATGGAGGTGATCGGCGTGCCGGACTACCGCCTATTCATCCGCGGCGACGAGGTCGAGTACCACCGGCGGCTGGTACGTTCGGGTCTACCGTTCGGGACGTGTCTGACCACGTCCTACCTGCACCCGGACGGGTCCGATGAGTTCCGTCCGATCCTCGGTGGGAAGATGCACACCCAGTACCCGGACAGTGAGTTCAAGCGCTACTTCACCTACCGGAACCGGGGGTTCCTCATGAACCAGCCGGGGATGCGTCGGCTGCTCCCCCAGGAGTACGCCCGGTTTGGCTGGTACTTCCTGGTGCAGCAGAGGGATCCGAAGGGGTTCGCCGAATGGCTGAAGCTGCTGCGGCAGGGGCAGCAGGAGAAGTTCTTCCGGCCGTAG